One genomic region from Mauremys reevesii isolate NIE-2019 linkage group 7, ASM1616193v1, whole genome shotgun sequence encodes:
- the PWWP2B gene encoding PWWP domain-containing protein 2B gives MEEAEAEAKELQVGSWLPVLVEQMVNDTLVVTLSCGERRFTGILLDCTKKSGLFCLPPPSLPKQEEPPAAACTNWVPEDRQPVKGETESQFSSEKPPKGNSDEQVPPLLPPPSPGNVPPYPPYFEGAPFPPPLWLRHTYNQWVPQPPPRTIKRTKRRLSRNRDPGRLIMSTIRLRPRQVLCEKCKNTLNPEEANKARQNAKTRRKLSIQDKEQKKHSDSDYVEKRNKREKREEDKFSGELVHRTPVIKISYSTPQGKGEVVKIPSRIHGSVKPFCPQRILQNGGEDQEVNRDSERYQETKCFMDKSASSQLASIPKLKLTRPVHSSADVPPPKIRLKPHRINDGQSVSIYKAELIDEINVLQSSRESNPAAFYTDESADRSLAEMSSGSSGEDDDFKRFPQGKDGHDNLAFLMNYRKRKADSSSLSVCSNDSLDESKSSSSEVTSPEMCDFLPGDDASVSSSSKDERKIVPPLTVRLHTQSVSKCVTEDGRTVSVGDIVWGKIHGFPWWPARVLDINLSQKENGEPSWREAKVSWFGSPTTSFLSVSKLSPFSESFKLRFNRKKKGMYRKAITEAAKAVEHLTPEIRDLLTQFET, from the exons ATGgaggaggctgaggctgaggcgaAGGAGCTGCAGGTCGGCTCCTGGCTACCCGTGCTGGTGGAGCAGATGGTGAACGATACGTTGGTGGTCACCTTGAGCTGCGGGGAGAGGCGCTTCACTGGGATCCTCCTAGACTGCACTAAAAA GTCTGGGTTGTTCTGTCTTCCACCACCTTCGTTGCCAAAGCAAGAGgaacctcctgctgctgcttgcaCTAACTGGGTTCCTGAAGACAGGCAGCCTGTGAAGGGTGAGACTGAGTCACAGTTTTCTAGTGAAAAACCTCCCAAAGGAAACAGTGATGAACAGGTTCCTCCTCTTTTGCCACCTCCATCACCAGGCAATGTTCCTCCTTACCCTCCCTATTTTGAGGGAGCTCCGTTTCCTCCTCCCTTATGGTTAAGACACACATATAACCAATGGGTTCCTCAGCCACCACCAAGGACTATAAAGAGGACAAAAAGACGGTTGTCACGAAATAGAGACCCAGGAAGGCTCATCATGAGCACTATTAGACTGAGGCCCAGGCAAGTGCTCTGTGAAAAATGTAAAAACACTCTGAACCCAGAGGAAGCGAACAAGGCCAGGCAAAATGCCAAAACAAGGAGAAAGCTAAGCATTCAGGACAAGGAGCAAAAAAAGCACAGTGATTCTGATTATGTAGAGAAAAGGAAtaaaagagaaaagagggaggaaGACAAATTTTCTGGGGAATTAGTGCATCGAACTCCAGTTATAAAAATATCCTACAGCACGCCACAAGGTAAAGGTGAAGTTGTGAAAATTCCCTCCCGGATTCATGGCTCAGTTAAACCGTTTTGTCCACAGCGGATATTGCAGAATGGAGGGGAGGACCAAGAGGTGAACAGAGACTCTGAACGATATCAGGAAACCAAATGTTTTATGGATAAGTCGGCAAGCAGCCAACTTGCTTCCATTCCAAAACTGAAACTAACTAGGCCTGTGCATTCCAGTGCAGATGTTCCACCTCCAAAAATCAGACTGAAACCTCATCGAATAAATGATGGTCAGAGTGTTTCCATTTATAAAGCAGAACTTATTGATGAGATAAATGTCCTTCAGAGTAGCAGGGAGTCCAATCCTGCTGCATTTTACACTGATGAATCTGCAGATAGAAGTTTAGCAGAGATGTCTTCAGGGAGTTCAGGTGAAGATGATGACTTCAAAAGATTTCCCCAAGGTAAAGATGGACATGATAACTTGGCTTTTCTTATGAATTATCGTAAAAGGAAGGCAGATTCTTCTAGTTTATCAGTGTGTAGCAATGACAGTCTAGATGAATCCAAATCCTCTAGTTCAGAAGTAACATCACCAGAAATGTGTGACTTTTTACCTGGTGATGATGCGTCTGTTTCTTCATCTTCAAAAGATGAGCGTAAAATTGTGCCACCATTAACAGTTAGACTACATACACAGAGTGTCTCTAAATGTGTCACTGAAGATGGAAGAACTGTTTCAGTGGGGGATATTGTTTGGGGTAAAATTCATGGTTTTCCATGGTGGCCGGCACGTGTTCTTGACATAAACCTTAGCCAGAAGGAAAATGGAGAACCTTCCTGGCGAGAAGCTAAAGTATCATGGTTTGGTTCTCCAACAACCTCATTCTTATCTGTTTCAAAACTCTCTCCTTTCTCTGAATCTTTCAAACTGAGATTTAACCGTAAGAAGAAAGGGATGTATCGGAAAGCTATTACAGAAGCTGCAAAGGCAGTAGAGCATCTGACCCCAGAAATAAGAGATCTCTTAACACAGTTTGAAACATAA